One Archocentrus centrarchus isolate MPI-CPG fArcCen1 chromosome 14, fArcCen1, whole genome shotgun sequence DNA window includes the following coding sequences:
- the ankfy1 gene encoding rabankyrin-5 isoform X2, with the protein MAEEEVAKLQKHLALLRQEYVKMQQKLADTERRCAMLAAQSSSQGSSTPAAAETFISRLLDIVADLYRQEQYSDLKVKVAGEQLNAHKFVLAARSDVWSLANLASTNELDLSDCKPEVAMAMLRWAYTDELELSEDDAFLIDLMKLANRFQLQLLRERCEKGVMSSVNVRNCIRFYQTAEELNATTLMNYCGEIIASHWDDLRKEDFSTMSAQLLYKMIKSKTEYPLHKAIKVEREDVVFLYLIEMDAQLPAKLNELDNNGDLALDLALSRKLESIATTLVNNKADVDMVDQSGWSLLHKAIQRGDEFASIFLIRHSAQVNAATVGAVETPLHLVCSFSPKKHSAEVMSGMARITEALLKAGANPNMQNSKGRTPLHEAVASGNEPVFNQLLQCKQLDLELKDHEGSTALWLALQYITMSSDPSVNPFEDNAPVVNGTSFDENSFAAQLIQRGSNPDAPDTTAENCLMQRAALAGNEAAALFLATHGAKVNHVNKWGESPLHTACRCGLSNLTAELLQQGGNPNLQTQKALPDDPLGVAMQTPLHMAIAHNHPDVVSVILEQKANALHATNNFQIIPDFSLKDSMDQTVLGLALWTGMHTIAAQLLGSGASINDTMSSGQTLLHMAIQRQDSKSALFLLEHQADINVRTQEGQTALQLAISNQLPLVVDAICTRGADMSVVDDKGDPPLWLALGNGLEDIASTLVRHGCDATCWSTGPSGCQQTLLHRAVDENNEISACFLIRSGCDVNSPRRPGPNGEGDEEARDGQTPLHLASNWGLEDVVQCLLEFGANVNAQDAEGRTPIHAAISNQHNVIIQLLISHPDIRLNIRDRQGMTPFACAMMHKNNKAAEAILKREPGAAEQVDNKGRNFLHVAVQNSDIESVLFLISVQANVNSRVQDAAKLTPLHLAVQAGSEIIVRNLLLAGAKVNELTKHRQTALHLAAQQDLATICSVLLENGVDFAAEDENGNNALHLAVMQGRLNNVRVLLTESNIDAEAFNLRGQSPMHVLGHYGKENAAAIFELFLECMPEYPLDKPDNEGNTVLLLAYMKGNANLCRAIVRAGARLGVTNNQGINIFNYQVATKQLLFRLLDMLSKEPPWCDGSNCYECAAKFGVTTRKHHCRHCGRLLCHKCSIKEIPIIKFDLNKPVRVCDICFDVLTLGGVS; encoded by the exons ATGGCGGAAG AGGAGGTGGCCAAGCTGCAGAAGCACCTGGCCCTGCTCAGGCAGGAGTATGTGAAGATGCAGCAGAAGCTGGCTGACACAGAGAGGCGCTGTGCCATGCTTGCCGCTCAGTCCTCTAGCCAGGGCTCCTCCACCCCTGCAGCTGCAGAGACTTTCATTAGCCGTCTGCTGGACATTGTGGCTGACCTCTATCGGCAGGAACAGTACAG TGATCTGAAAGTGAAAGTTGCGGGGGAGCAGCTTAATGCCCATAAGTTTGTGCTGGCTGCTCGCAGTGATGTGTGGAGTCTGGCCAACCTGGCTTCCACCAATGAACTGGACTTATCTG ATTGCAAACCTGAGGTTGCCATGGCAATGCTACGGTGGGCATATACAGATGAGTTGGAACTCAGTGAGGATGATGCTTTTCTTATTGATTTGATGAAACTGGCAAACCGATTCCAGCTTCAGCTGCTCAGAGAGAG GTGTGAAAAAGGTGTGATGTCCTCAGTGAATGTCAGGAACTGCATTCGCTTCTACCAAACAGCTGAGGAGCTAAATGCCACCACCTTAATGAACTACTGTGGGGAGATCATAGCCAGTCACTGG GATGATCTGAGGAAAGAAGATTTCAGCACCATGAGTGCCCAACTTCTGTATAAGATGATCAAATCTAAAACAGAATATCCTCTCCATAAAGCCATCAAAGTTGAGCGAGAAGACGTGGTGTTTTTGTATCTCATTGAGATGGATGCGCAG TTACCTGCCAAGCTAAATGAACTTGACAACAACGGTGACCTGGCATTAGATCTAGCCCTTTCCCGGAAATTGGAAAGTATCGCAACCACTCTGGTGAACAACAAAGCTGATGTGGACATGGTGGACCAAAGTGGCTGGAGTCTCCTACATAAGGCCATCCAAAGAG GTGACGAATTTGCCTCCATCTTCCTGATTCGGCACTCAGCTCAGGTTAATGCAGCCACAGTGGGGGCTGTGGAAACCCCACTTCACCTGGTCTGTTCTTTCAGCCCCAAGAAGCACTCTGCAGAGGTGATGAGCGGCATGGCACGAATAACTGAGGCTCTTCTCAAGGCCGGAGCCAACCCCAACATGCAGAACAGTAAGGGAAG aaCCCCTTTGCATGAAGCAGTGGCATCAGGGAACGAGCCAGTGTTCAACCAGCTACTGCAGTGCAAACA ACTTGACTTGGAGCTCAAAGACCACGAGGGCAGCACAGCTCTGTGGCTGGCTCTGCAGTATATCACCATGTCCTCAGACCCCTCTGTCAACCCATTTGAAGATAATGCACCAGTAGTGAACGGCACCTCGTTTGACGAGAATAGCTTTGCagcccagctcatccagaggggaAGCAACCCTGATGCACCTGATACTACTGCAG AAAACTGCCTCATGCAGAGAGCAGCTCTTGCAGGCAATGAGGCAGCTGCTCTTTTCCTTGCTACTCATGGGGCAAAGGTCAACCACGTTAACAAATGG GGTGAAAGCCCACTTCATACAGCATGTCGCTGCGGCCTGTCAAACCTGACAGCTGAGCTTCTCCAGCAAGGTGGCAACCCCAACCTACAAACCCAGAAAGCTCTACCTGATGACCCTCTTGGTGTGGCTATGCAGACCCCCCTCCACATGGCCATTGCTCACAACCACCCAGATGTGGTCTCTGTCATCCTGGAGCAAAAAG CTAATGCACTACATGCCACCAACAACTTCCAGATCATTCCAGACTTCAGCCTCAAAGACTCCATGGACCAGACAGTCCTGGGCTTGGCCCTGTGGACAG GCATGCACACCATAGCAGCTCAGTTGCTGGGCTCAGGGGCCTCTATCAATGACACTATGTCCAGTGGACAAACTCTGCTTCACATGGCCATCCAAAGACAGGACAGCAAGAGCGCCCTCTTCCTTCTTGAACATCAGGCAGACATCAATGTTAG GACCCAGGAGGGACAAACTGCACTACAGCTGGCCATCAGTAACCAGCTGCCGCTGGTGGTGGATGCCATTTGCACAAGAGGAGCTGATATGTCTGTGGTGGATGACAAAGGTGACCCTCCTCTGTGGCTGGCTCTTGGGAATGGTCTTGAAGATATTGCATCTACACTG GTCCGCCATGGCTGTGATGCGACTTGTTGGAGCACAGGGCCCTCTGGCTGCCAGCAGACCCTCCTGCACAGAGCTGTTGATGAGAATAATGAGATCTCTGCCTGCTTCCTTATCCGCAG TGGGTGTGACGTGAACAGCCCCAGGCGGCCGGGCCCTAATGGGGAAGGAGATGAAGAAGCCCGAGATGGACAAACACCCCTCCACCTGGCAAGCAACTGGGGATTGGAGGATGTGGTGCAGTGCCTTCTGGAGTTTGGAGCGAATGTTAATGCACAG GATGCAGAGGGCAGAACTCCCATCCACGCTGCTATTAGCAACCAGCACAATGTCATTATACAGCTCCTCATTTCCCATCCAGACATTCGTCTCAACATTCGTGACCGTCAGGGAATGACCCCCTTTGCCTGCGCCATGatgcacaaaaacaataaagcagCAGAGGCTATCCTCAAGAGGGAGCCAGGTGCTGCTGAGCAG GTTGACAATAAAGGGCGCAACTTCCTCCACGTGGCTGTGCAAAATTCAGACATTGAAAGTGTCCTGTTTCTTATCAGTGTGCAAGCTAACGTCAACTCGAGAGTTCAGGATGCAGCCAAACTGACCCCGCTCCACCTGGCTGTCCAGGCTGGATCTGAGATCATTGTCCGCAACCTG CTGCTTGCTGGAGCTAAAGTAAATGAGCTGaccaaacacagacagacagcactACATCTGGCTGCTCAGCAGGACCTGGCCACTATTTGTTCTGTGCTGCTGGAGAATGGAGTAGATTTCGCTGCTGAGGATGAGAATGGCAATAATG CTCTGCATCTGGCTGTGATGCAGGGTCGCCTTAACAATGTCAGAGTCCTTCTCACAGAGTCCAACATTGATGCTGAGGCCTTCAATCTCAG GGGTCAGTCACCAATGCATGTACTGGGCCATTACGGCAAAGAAAATGCCGCTGCCATTTTTGAGCTGTTCCTGGAGTGTATGCCTGAATATCCTCTGGACAAGCCTGACAACGAAGGGAACACAG TTCTCCTCCTGGCCTATATGAAAGGCAATGCAAACCTGTGCCGTGCCATTGTGAGGGCTGGGGCTCGCCTGGGAGTCACTAATAATCAGGGCATCAACATTTTCAACTACCAAGTTGCAACCAAGCAGTTGCTCTTCCGCCTTctag ATATGCTTTCCAAAGAGCCCCCATGGTGTGATGGCTCCAACTGCTATGAATGTGCTGCCAAGTTTGGTGTTACAACACGGAAACATCACTG CCGCCACTGCGGGCGTCTGCTGTGCCACAAGTGCTCTATAAAGGAGATACCCATCATCAAGTTTGATTTGAACAAGCCGGTGAGAGTGTGTGACATCTGCTTTGATGTACTAACTCTGGGCGGTGTGTCGTAA
- the ankfy1 gene encoding rabankyrin-5 isoform X1: protein MSESAFHLEEQSREEVAKLQKHLALLRQEYVKMQQKLADTERRCAMLAAQSSSQGSSTPAAAETFISRLLDIVADLYRQEQYSDLKVKVAGEQLNAHKFVLAARSDVWSLANLASTNELDLSDCKPEVAMAMLRWAYTDELELSEDDAFLIDLMKLANRFQLQLLRERCEKGVMSSVNVRNCIRFYQTAEELNATTLMNYCGEIIASHWDDLRKEDFSTMSAQLLYKMIKSKTEYPLHKAIKVEREDVVFLYLIEMDAQLPAKLNELDNNGDLALDLALSRKLESIATTLVNNKADVDMVDQSGWSLLHKAIQRGDEFASIFLIRHSAQVNAATVGAVETPLHLVCSFSPKKHSAEVMSGMARITEALLKAGANPNMQNSKGRTPLHEAVASGNEPVFNQLLQCKQLDLELKDHEGSTALWLALQYITMSSDPSVNPFEDNAPVVNGTSFDENSFAAQLIQRGSNPDAPDTTAENCLMQRAALAGNEAAALFLATHGAKVNHVNKWGESPLHTACRCGLSNLTAELLQQGGNPNLQTQKALPDDPLGVAMQTPLHMAIAHNHPDVVSVILEQKANALHATNNFQIIPDFSLKDSMDQTVLGLALWTGMHTIAAQLLGSGASINDTMSSGQTLLHMAIQRQDSKSALFLLEHQADINVRTQEGQTALQLAISNQLPLVVDAICTRGADMSVVDDKGDPPLWLALGNGLEDIASTLVRHGCDATCWSTGPSGCQQTLLHRAVDENNEISACFLIRSGCDVNSPRRPGPNGEGDEEARDGQTPLHLASNWGLEDVVQCLLEFGANVNAQDAEGRTPIHAAISNQHNVIIQLLISHPDIRLNIRDRQGMTPFACAMMHKNNKAAEAILKREPGAAEQVDNKGRNFLHVAVQNSDIESVLFLISVQANVNSRVQDAAKLTPLHLAVQAGSEIIVRNLLLAGAKVNELTKHRQTALHLAAQQDLATICSVLLENGVDFAAEDENGNNALHLAVMQGRLNNVRVLLTESNIDAEAFNLRGQSPMHVLGHYGKENAAAIFELFLECMPEYPLDKPDNEGNTVLLLAYMKGNANLCRAIVRAGARLGVTNNQGINIFNYQVATKQLLFRLLDMLSKEPPWCDGSNCYECAAKFGVTTRKHHCRHCGRLLCHKCSIKEIPIIKFDLNKPVRVCDICFDVLTLGGVS, encoded by the exons ATGTCAGAAAGTGCATTTCACTTGGAAGAACAGTCTAGAG AGGAGGTGGCCAAGCTGCAGAAGCACCTGGCCCTGCTCAGGCAGGAGTATGTGAAGATGCAGCAGAAGCTGGCTGACACAGAGAGGCGCTGTGCCATGCTTGCCGCTCAGTCCTCTAGCCAGGGCTCCTCCACCCCTGCAGCTGCAGAGACTTTCATTAGCCGTCTGCTGGACATTGTGGCTGACCTCTATCGGCAGGAACAGTACAG TGATCTGAAAGTGAAAGTTGCGGGGGAGCAGCTTAATGCCCATAAGTTTGTGCTGGCTGCTCGCAGTGATGTGTGGAGTCTGGCCAACCTGGCTTCCACCAATGAACTGGACTTATCTG ATTGCAAACCTGAGGTTGCCATGGCAATGCTACGGTGGGCATATACAGATGAGTTGGAACTCAGTGAGGATGATGCTTTTCTTATTGATTTGATGAAACTGGCAAACCGATTCCAGCTTCAGCTGCTCAGAGAGAG GTGTGAAAAAGGTGTGATGTCCTCAGTGAATGTCAGGAACTGCATTCGCTTCTACCAAACAGCTGAGGAGCTAAATGCCACCACCTTAATGAACTACTGTGGGGAGATCATAGCCAGTCACTGG GATGATCTGAGGAAAGAAGATTTCAGCACCATGAGTGCCCAACTTCTGTATAAGATGATCAAATCTAAAACAGAATATCCTCTCCATAAAGCCATCAAAGTTGAGCGAGAAGACGTGGTGTTTTTGTATCTCATTGAGATGGATGCGCAG TTACCTGCCAAGCTAAATGAACTTGACAACAACGGTGACCTGGCATTAGATCTAGCCCTTTCCCGGAAATTGGAAAGTATCGCAACCACTCTGGTGAACAACAAAGCTGATGTGGACATGGTGGACCAAAGTGGCTGGAGTCTCCTACATAAGGCCATCCAAAGAG GTGACGAATTTGCCTCCATCTTCCTGATTCGGCACTCAGCTCAGGTTAATGCAGCCACAGTGGGGGCTGTGGAAACCCCACTTCACCTGGTCTGTTCTTTCAGCCCCAAGAAGCACTCTGCAGAGGTGATGAGCGGCATGGCACGAATAACTGAGGCTCTTCTCAAGGCCGGAGCCAACCCCAACATGCAGAACAGTAAGGGAAG aaCCCCTTTGCATGAAGCAGTGGCATCAGGGAACGAGCCAGTGTTCAACCAGCTACTGCAGTGCAAACA ACTTGACTTGGAGCTCAAAGACCACGAGGGCAGCACAGCTCTGTGGCTGGCTCTGCAGTATATCACCATGTCCTCAGACCCCTCTGTCAACCCATTTGAAGATAATGCACCAGTAGTGAACGGCACCTCGTTTGACGAGAATAGCTTTGCagcccagctcatccagaggggaAGCAACCCTGATGCACCTGATACTACTGCAG AAAACTGCCTCATGCAGAGAGCAGCTCTTGCAGGCAATGAGGCAGCTGCTCTTTTCCTTGCTACTCATGGGGCAAAGGTCAACCACGTTAACAAATGG GGTGAAAGCCCACTTCATACAGCATGTCGCTGCGGCCTGTCAAACCTGACAGCTGAGCTTCTCCAGCAAGGTGGCAACCCCAACCTACAAACCCAGAAAGCTCTACCTGATGACCCTCTTGGTGTGGCTATGCAGACCCCCCTCCACATGGCCATTGCTCACAACCACCCAGATGTGGTCTCTGTCATCCTGGAGCAAAAAG CTAATGCACTACATGCCACCAACAACTTCCAGATCATTCCAGACTTCAGCCTCAAAGACTCCATGGACCAGACAGTCCTGGGCTTGGCCCTGTGGACAG GCATGCACACCATAGCAGCTCAGTTGCTGGGCTCAGGGGCCTCTATCAATGACACTATGTCCAGTGGACAAACTCTGCTTCACATGGCCATCCAAAGACAGGACAGCAAGAGCGCCCTCTTCCTTCTTGAACATCAGGCAGACATCAATGTTAG GACCCAGGAGGGACAAACTGCACTACAGCTGGCCATCAGTAACCAGCTGCCGCTGGTGGTGGATGCCATTTGCACAAGAGGAGCTGATATGTCTGTGGTGGATGACAAAGGTGACCCTCCTCTGTGGCTGGCTCTTGGGAATGGTCTTGAAGATATTGCATCTACACTG GTCCGCCATGGCTGTGATGCGACTTGTTGGAGCACAGGGCCCTCTGGCTGCCAGCAGACCCTCCTGCACAGAGCTGTTGATGAGAATAATGAGATCTCTGCCTGCTTCCTTATCCGCAG TGGGTGTGACGTGAACAGCCCCAGGCGGCCGGGCCCTAATGGGGAAGGAGATGAAGAAGCCCGAGATGGACAAACACCCCTCCACCTGGCAAGCAACTGGGGATTGGAGGATGTGGTGCAGTGCCTTCTGGAGTTTGGAGCGAATGTTAATGCACAG GATGCAGAGGGCAGAACTCCCATCCACGCTGCTATTAGCAACCAGCACAATGTCATTATACAGCTCCTCATTTCCCATCCAGACATTCGTCTCAACATTCGTGACCGTCAGGGAATGACCCCCTTTGCCTGCGCCATGatgcacaaaaacaataaagcagCAGAGGCTATCCTCAAGAGGGAGCCAGGTGCTGCTGAGCAG GTTGACAATAAAGGGCGCAACTTCCTCCACGTGGCTGTGCAAAATTCAGACATTGAAAGTGTCCTGTTTCTTATCAGTGTGCAAGCTAACGTCAACTCGAGAGTTCAGGATGCAGCCAAACTGACCCCGCTCCACCTGGCTGTCCAGGCTGGATCTGAGATCATTGTCCGCAACCTG CTGCTTGCTGGAGCTAAAGTAAATGAGCTGaccaaacacagacagacagcactACATCTGGCTGCTCAGCAGGACCTGGCCACTATTTGTTCTGTGCTGCTGGAGAATGGAGTAGATTTCGCTGCTGAGGATGAGAATGGCAATAATG CTCTGCATCTGGCTGTGATGCAGGGTCGCCTTAACAATGTCAGAGTCCTTCTCACAGAGTCCAACATTGATGCTGAGGCCTTCAATCTCAG GGGTCAGTCACCAATGCATGTACTGGGCCATTACGGCAAAGAAAATGCCGCTGCCATTTTTGAGCTGTTCCTGGAGTGTATGCCTGAATATCCTCTGGACAAGCCTGACAACGAAGGGAACACAG TTCTCCTCCTGGCCTATATGAAAGGCAATGCAAACCTGTGCCGTGCCATTGTGAGGGCTGGGGCTCGCCTGGGAGTCACTAATAATCAGGGCATCAACATTTTCAACTACCAAGTTGCAACCAAGCAGTTGCTCTTCCGCCTTctag ATATGCTTTCCAAAGAGCCCCCATGGTGTGATGGCTCCAACTGCTATGAATGTGCTGCCAAGTTTGGTGTTACAACACGGAAACATCACTG CCGCCACTGCGGGCGTCTGCTGTGCCACAAGTGCTCTATAAAGGAGATACCCATCATCAAGTTTGATTTGAACAAGCCGGTGAGAGTGTGTGACATCTGCTTTGATGTACTAACTCTGGGCGGTGTGTCGTAA